From one Lycium ferocissimum isolate CSIRO_LF1 unplaced genomic scaffold, AGI_CSIRO_Lferr_CH_V1 ctg9873, whole genome shotgun sequence genomic stretch:
- the LOC132046217 gene encoding uncharacterized protein LOC132046217, with protein MENLSKREFGLGYIWQKLPVLVLDAEIHLDVIGLVDTIKDKNQALNQDRAKAMIFLRHHLDESLKMKYLAVKYPLMLWNNLKDRYDHLKMVMLPQAHFDWIHLRLQDFKSICAYNSAMFKIISQLKLCGENITDNDMLENVFSTFPASSMLLQQQYREMRSKKYSELISHLLVAEQHNELLMKNHESRPTGTIPFPEVNEANFHHSRHGRGRGPSRGHGHGRGRKFILDSLLAPNNTLHHQQCKKKDEKHEAVQKKDLENKCYRCVGKGH; from the coding sequence atggAAAATCTTTCTAAACGTGAATTTGGCCTTGGATATATCTGGCAAAAGCTACCTGTCTTGGTTCTTGATGCCGAAATTCATCTTGATGTGATAGGTCTGGTAGACaccatcaaagataaaaatcaGGCATTGAATCAAGACCGTGCCAAGGCAATGATATTCCTCCGCCATCATCTTGATGAGAgcttgaaaatgaaatatctCGCTGTTAAATATCCTCTTATGCTGTGGAATAATTTGAAAGATAGATATGACCACCTGAAGATGGTTATGCTTCCACAAGCACATTTTGATTGGATCCATTTGAGGCTACAAGATTTTAAATCTATTTGTGCGTATAATTCTGccatgtttaaaattatttctcagttgaaattatgtggtgaaaatatCACTGATAATGATATGCTGGAGAATGTTTTCTCCACTTTTCCTGCCTCGAGTATGCTCCTGCAGCAGCAATACCGAGAGATGAGGTCCAAGAAATATTCTGAACTAATCTCACATCTTCTAGTGGCTGAACAACATAAtgaattattaatgaaaaatcatgaaagccGACCTACTGGTACTATcccattccctgaagtgaatgagGCAAATTTTCACCATTCTAGGCATGGAAGAGGTCGTGGCCCCAGTCGTGGTCATGGCCATGGTCGAGGAAGAAAATTTATTCTTGAttctcttcttgcaccaaataATACCCTTCACCACCAGCAGTGTAAAAAGaaggatgaaaagcatgaagCTGTGCAAAAGAAAGATTTAGAAAATAAATGCTACCGATGTGTAGGAAAGGGGCACTAG